The Acetivibrio saccincola genome window below encodes:
- a CDS encoding ISLre2 family transposase, producing MYNSIQHFNEFGVKRIEKKIKNFIEEGKDLADLVLGLKEDLFKLGRDILKEVLEDMDEYFRNCEIRKQYWEIIRKDKTAILTTFGTLSYNRTYFKHKENGNRQHLVDRIVGVEPHDRVSADVVINAIDEAADSSYRKAGEKATYIDEISKQAVMNKIHNIEIVEPEIKVDKKREVKILYVEADEDHVALQQKSILRQNEKGKRNTIMPKLVYVHEGIDFEKSNKKRKVLKNVRYFGGVYKNSEDLWLEVSEYIYKQYDVDFLETVYISGDGASWIRQGVNCLSKSKFVLDRYHLQKYVRVATTHLNDEAISQDLQEALNLSDKKMLTKVFKKIIEKTGDNENKIKAIKNAKRYILNNWDGIEIRSNRGIVGCSAEGHVSHVFSSRLSSRPKGWSRKGVEKMSKLIIYKKNGGKVYDIVMAQKQKKLAASRQEIQEKLIKELKKSSNRYESVWNSNLTVIHKGCKTGLYKELRRIIGICG from the coding sequence ATGTATAATAGTATACAACATTTTAATGAATTTGGGGTAAAAAGAATTGAAAAAAAGATAAAAAATTTTATTGAAGAAGGAAAAGACTTAGCTGATCTTGTTCTTGGTCTAAAAGAAGATTTATTTAAACTTGGACGCGATATACTTAAAGAAGTGCTTGAAGATATGGATGAATATTTCCGTAACTGTGAAATAAGGAAACAGTATTGGGAAATTATAAGAAAAGATAAAACAGCTATTTTAACGACATTTGGAACACTAAGTTATAACAGGACATATTTTAAGCATAAGGAAAATGGTAATAGACAACACCTAGTCGACAGGATTGTAGGTGTAGAACCACATGACAGAGTAAGTGCCGATGTTGTAATTAATGCAATAGATGAAGCAGCTGACAGCAGCTACAGAAAGGCAGGAGAAAAGGCGACATATATTGATGAAATCAGCAAACAAGCAGTGATGAATAAAATACATAATATTGAAATAGTTGAGCCTGAAATAAAAGTAGATAAAAAGAGAGAAGTAAAAATATTGTATGTTGAGGCCGATGAGGACCATGTAGCATTACAACAAAAAAGTATATTGAGACAGAATGAGAAGGGCAAGAGAAATACAATTATGCCAAAACTTGTATATGTGCATGAGGGAATTGACTTTGAAAAAAGTAATAAGAAGAGAAAAGTATTAAAGAATGTTCGATATTTTGGGGGAGTGTATAAGAATTCAGAAGATTTGTGGCTTGAAGTATCGGAATACATATATAAACAATATGACGTTGATTTTTTAGAGACGGTGTATATATCAGGAGATGGGGCGTCATGGATAAGGCAAGGAGTTAACTGTCTTTCAAAAAGTAAATTTGTACTTGATAGATACCATCTTCAAAAATACGTAAGAGTTGCGACCACACATTTAAATGATGAAGCAATAAGCCAAGATTTACAGGAGGCTTTGAATTTATCTGATAAAAAAATGCTAACAAAGGTTTTTAAAAAGATAATTGAAAAGACAGGCGATAATGAAAATAAAATAAAGGCTATAAAAAATGCAAAGCGATATATTTTAAATAATTGGGATGGTATAGAAATAAGGTCAAACAGAGGAATAGTGGGTTGTAGTGCTGAAGGTCATGTGAGTCATGTATTTTCATCCCGTTTAAGTTCAAGACCTAAAGGCTGGTCGAGAAAAGGTGTAGAAAAGATGTCAAAGCTGATAATATACAAGAAGAATGGCGGTAAGGTATATGACATAGTTATGGCACAAAAACAAAAAAAGTTAGCAGCTAGTAGGCAAGAAATTCAGGAAAAATTAATTAAGGAATTAAAGAAGTCATCAAACAGGTATGAGAGTGTATGGAATAGTAATTTAACTGTTATTCATAAGGGGTGTAAAACTGGTTTATATAAAGAATTAAGGCGTATTATAGGTATATGCGGATAG